TTTCttggtggggatggaggggaaggaaggaaagaaaaggctaTTTCACTTGTTATGAGATCACAAAGTGTTATTGGGATCCCCAGTACTCTACAGAGGAAAAGAGTAAAATTCAAAGAGCTCCAACTTCAAATATTCCTGAATGGTAGCTAAAGGTAGTAAGAGCTCCTAATAAGAGCAATCTGGAAACCAACTCTGAATGCAGGACAGCTTtactaggttattacagaatgttaAACTTCCTGAACTCTTAAATCAGTCCCTGAAGAAAAATATAGATGTGATTAGATGATTTCAAAGCAACAGGATTATTAGAGGAGGAACAGGCCTGGGCATTGGGAGGCTCACCTGACACACTGATGCAGCTACTTTTCCATAGGCCAGTAGAATGTAGATGAGCCAAACTAAGGAGGAGCCAGGAGGCCAAAGAGAAATGGATCAAAGGGAACACCCTTCTTATGTGGGACACTCAAGGGACTGAGGGTGACAGGTGAGGTGACATCTTAGCATCTCTCTGGACCATTTGGAGACTAGAGAATGGGTGAATTCAACCTTGGAAGTGGTGAAAGACCAAATCCTCACTGCAGTAAAAAACATAGCCTCAGGCTGAGGCTATCCAGAATACTAACAAATGGGAGAGGAAAGAATTTCAAACTTTAAAGTACAGGGACTTTGCCTTGTCAAAATATGAGACACTGTAATATTACTTGTACTATTAAAGGTTTTACTGCTTGTGCTTATCACACTGACATACTGGTTGGAGAAAGAGCAAAAAAAGTGACAGCCCATCCCCTCTGCCCTGCCTGGATGTCACATGGTCTTGGTGACAGCCTCCATGACTACAGGTACTGGGTCACAGAAGATCACACTTTTACTTCTTTGCAGAGGGTAAAATGACTTTGACTTTGTGGCCTTGAAAAAAGCCAAGTAGAACCTAAACATCCTACTCCTCAGTCACAGATACTCTCTTTTATCAGTTAAACTCTCCAGTCTGCATTAACTTTTCTTCAGTGAAGACATTTTCATATCTAGATTCAAATTTGTCCACCATTATTGGTGGAAAATATGCTGATCATCTTAGCTAACTTACCATTTTCTGAGTCATCACAGTTAAAAAGTCACTAAAGTTCATTTTTCCTGTCCCTTCTTTATCAATTTCACTTATCATTTTCTTGATCTCTTCTTTTTTCGGTTCAAAGCCCAGAGCCCTCATTGCCACCTACAATGAAAATAGGATCATCTTAACATGCACATCTAAACCCAGGAGCAGAACCAATGACAGTGCTGACAGCAGTAAGCCAGCCTCTGCTACAATCCTGTTAAAATGAATAGGAATCACTATAACATTAAGCAAATTGATATGTgcacttaattttatttaataattcttgAGGTAAATAAAGACAGGAAAACAGCACAGAagacaaagaggcagaggaaattCGAGGCAGCAAAGCAGGAATATACAGAGCTTGCCTTAAGTTCCTTAACATCAATTGTCCCAGTTCCATCAGCATCAAAGAGATCAAAGGCTTCTCGAATTTCCTGTTTCTGCTCTTCGGTAAGCTCAGGTTTAGGACTCATCCTTTTTCGCTGGGTAGTTGAAGCCATGTTTGCCTTCTTAAAGTTAGAGGCCTTTATAAGTTTTACAAACACAGAAGCAAAATATTATGTAATAGAGTccacattttacaaagaaaacagTTACAACCACAtctatttaaaatagtttatacCAACGGATTTCAAAACTTTACGTAACAGGAGAGATATCAGGGTTTGCTGGAAAAAGCAATAAATCTTTCTATGCACGGTCTGTCCCTCCTTCTTTACTATTGTTTGTATAAGCAAGAAGATCCCTTGTTCTTTTGGACCTCTTATTGAAAATCATCCCCAAAGAGAGCTAGCCAAGGAGCTGACTGGGAACAACTGTACGGATAATCAGTTCTCCCAATTTGGGgatccttaattttaaaaaggtccTAGAACGCTGCTCCGCTTTGCTCTAATTTCTCCAATTTTCTGATTACTTCTAGATTTGGCCAAATATTACTAAGGTAAGATGTATATTCTGTCAATATAGAATAATAAAATTCAGTTCTCTTGGTACACCTGAGCCTTCTCCAAGAAGCTCAAAGCGTTTCCCTAAGTccctatatttaacattttaaatacacaTTAACAACCAAACATAATAAACTACCCACCCCCCCCAGCCCCATCTCCGTGCGGAAACTTTTggtagaggtggccaggaggccACAGTCTGAGACTGGTCGCGGCCTCGGGAGAATCCGAGTCTTTTTTGCCCAGGGACGGTCTCCAAAGGGGCTGGAGAAGGCCAGGGGAACCCGTGGGGGCGGGAAGGGAGCGGCTGTGGCGGCTGAAGGGGAGGCGGTGGCGAATCACAGGCCCAGCAGGACGGCAGGCATCCCTACCCTACCCTTCGGCGAAAGCTCTCAGAGAAGCCAAGAACCGCGCAGGAGAGGCGGCGGGGCCCTGCAAGGCCTGAGAAGGGCTCAGCCTCTGAATGCGGGGCTCGAGACCAAAGCAAGCACTCACCATCCCGGACGGATTCCACTTCCCGTTGTTACGGCAACCGACGTACACACCGACTCGGCGCCGTTCCCACCGCC
This DNA window, taken from Bubalus kerabau isolate K-KA32 ecotype Philippines breed swamp buffalo chromosome X, PCC_UOA_SB_1v2, whole genome shotgun sequence, encodes the following:
- the CETN2 gene encoding centrin-2 isoform X1 codes for the protein MESEATRAGRWERRRVGVYVGCRNNGKWNPSGMASNFKKANMASTTQRKRMSPKPELTEEQKQEIREAFDLFDADGTGTIDVKELKVAMRALGFEPKKEEIKKMISEIDKEGTGKMNFSDFLTVMTQKMSEKDTKEEILKAFKLFDDDETGKISFKNLKRVAKELGENLSDEELQEMIDEADRDGDGEVNEQEFLRIMKKTSLY
- the CETN2 gene encoding centrin-2 isoform X2, which produces MASTTQRKRMSPKPELTEEQKQEIREAFDLFDADGTGTIDVKELKVAMRALGFEPKKEEIKKMISEIDKEGTGKMNFSDFLTVMTQKMSEKDTKEEILKAFKLFDDDETGKISFKNLKRVAKELGENLSDEELQEMIDEADRDGDGEVNEQEFLRIMKKTSLY